AGCATATGAACACCAGAAGCAGTATGGAGCTCCGGTTCATTGTCAAAACAGGTCCGCCAAAACCTGCTGCAACGATCATCAACCATAACAGGAGCATTACCAGGCCGTATTTGCTGTTTTTCACGATTCCTTGAATGCCGCTTCGGCCGATTATTCCCAGGATGAATATATACCAGGCCAGGGCTACAATTCCTCCTTGTGTGAAGAACTCGAGGTACGCGTTGTCCAGTACATCGGAGGTTCCCAATCCTATCCCGCAGACTGGGTCACTTCTCAATATTCGCTCGACTTGCGTCAGAATCCACCCTTCCTTTCCGAATCGTCCCGCAGTGTATACACCTATAGGATCGCTCGCCAGATAACCGGGATCGGTCATGAGTTCCAAGAAGGAGATACCGATCCACTGATCCGCAAATTCTATCGCAATAATCGCAACACCCGACAATCCGAGAAAGACTTTGAACAGTGTTCCGAAATGCAATTTCTTGCAGAAAAGAAAGTAGAGAATTCCTGCCGGTATGCCCCCGAACAGAAATACTTTGGAAGCAGAGAGAATTCCTCCGATAATTAAAAACGGAAGTAAGAGCCACTGCCAGCTAGAGCGATATTGGTTGACATAGTAAGTCCAACTCACCAGGGCAACCGAATATGCTAACCCATTTTCAACGGGCTGATCGAATATTCCACAATATCTTCCTTGTATGACTGCATTTTCCCATACAGTCCGTTCATCCATAGAGCGAAGAAAAAAATGGGCCACCGGCCACATGTCCCAGAACATCTGACATGCAGCAATCACGGTATTAAGACTCAAGAGAATACACATCGTAAGAGATACTTTTTGCAGTGCATCGGATAGTACTCTCTCTTGTTTCTCTGCCGTAATGAAGGCCATAATCCCTATGATAGCCATGGGTTGAGTAAAATTATCCAGACTGGCAAGCACCAAATTCCATGAAAGTTTTGGGTGCCCTCCGAAAAACGTTGAGACTAATGTCCATATAGCAACAGCAAAGAAAGAGAGGGTAAGCCACAGAAGCGCATGGTTAAATCTCATTGTGAAGAAGAAAGGCATATCCATAATGAAGAAAGCAATGCACAGACCATAAATAACAGCATGGTCGAGCCTCAATCCCAAACCGGGAAGCAAATATGGACCGAATGCCGATGCAACAAGACAGCAGCTCACAATACCGAGCCTGTGTGTATTGAAACAATGTGGAACACCGTGATTCCTATCGACCATCATAGTGAGCACACTTTCAACCAGGGAAATGCCCTGTTCGACTTCTCGTTCCCAGGGTCAATGCGTTCCTTACAAATAGTGTGTTTCAACGACCGCCTCCCTCAACCACAGGAAGAGAGCAGCCGATTATAATCAATAGACACTTCATCACTGCAACAGTCACTTCCGATGATCTCCTCTCAAACGAGACCATCCAAAATGAGGTTCGAACCCGCCTGGTACGGCTGGCGTTACATTTCTCAGATGGATTCTGCCTGATGAATCGTGCCGAAAGTCGTCTATTTCGATCTCTTCCAAATTCTGTGAGAAGATAGGCCATCGATGACAAGCAAAGGCTTCCCTGACCAAGGGGATCATAGAGGGTTCAAACCCCATCAGTCTTGACACTGTCGCGTCAACTTCTGCCGGATTACTCCCTGCTACAAGCACTTTGGATTTGACAGGATGCGGGCGAGTGGGACCATGGCCCTCACCACCTACGATCCCGTCTACAATGCAAAGAAAGTGCTTGCGGTTCCCCGCCTCTCTCCAGGTACCATCCAGGTTTCCGTAAAGAAGTGCTCGATTCAAATCCAATGCCATGCGCCAGCACGTGTCATTACCGTACCAATTACCATTTCGCACGACACGTTCGCTGTCTCCCAGGAACTTCTTGCCAAGCGACCGCGTGACTTCCAGAATTCGTGTTCCAAGTCCAGGCATCAGAAGCGCCATCTGGTGCATACTCCGTTTGAGAACACTCTCCATATGGTAAGAGAATCGTGCTTCCGGAAATTCGTCTCCACCTTCTCCCGGGTAGCCTTCTGCATGATGGGGCAACCAATTCTTGTCACCGTTGATACCCACCAGATTCTTCAAAGAGCACGTCAGGCCTGTCTTCTTGTGCGTTTTGAGCTTGGGAAGATTGATAAACAGATCGGAATTGAGGGGCGTCGATGCTATCAGATACTCGTGCTTGGTTCCACAGTGATGGTCGTTGACTTCCTTACGGTCATAATCCGCCCCATAATAGTGTCCCTCTCCAGGATGCTGAAAAAATAGGCTATCAACCCCCAGGTTCAACTGTGTGTAACCCAATGGATCGGGAACATTTGCCAATCTGTCGACAATTACTCCGTTGCGAATCACGAAAATCTCGCGGCGGAGATCCAGCACACTCAGCGACAACCGCGGGTAACGTTGTCGTAACCTGTCGAGTCTAACCCCAAGATCTCCTCGGTCGATTATCTTTGCAAACCGGGCATTACTATGAGGGGCGTCACAGATGATAATGGAACCAGTGCCCCCCATGTTTGCAGCCAATTCGTCAACGACAATTTCTACAATAATGGGGTGAGTAATGACCGATTCCCACTCGTTTGCATTCTTGTCGTGAGACTCTTGAATCCAGTTGGGTTTTACTACGACCATCTTGGATGTACAAGACAGTGAGTTCCAACCCATTGCTTCCCACTGCAGGCGTAATACTTCTCTGATAAAAGAGGCAATCTTTTCCGTTTCCTCGTAGGACTCTATGTGACCAATCCTTGGAATCATGGCAATTCACATATTCTTACTATTGGGGATCGGAATCTACGTTCAAAGCAATTTCTCGAAAAACAAGGTGTACACTATAGATTAACATGAAATCCGTGCTGCTTATTGGTCGAGCTTTCAAAGGCAACTATTTCACCGTCATCCATCTCAACCCTGTGAGCAGACCCGCTCTAATCCGCCACGGGGCCCAGGCAAACTTCCTTCCCAGCCATTCTGCATCTTCGCGATTTATGACTCTCAAGAATCTCAGACAGATGGCGTACATTCCGACTCCAGTGCCGACTGCTAAAGGAATAGCCGCAGGGAAGGGGAGGAGTGTCAAAACAGCCCGTGCTGACAAGGCGCAGAAGGCGGCTGCAAACAAGGTCTTCACAATGAACATATACGGTACCTTATGCTTTAGCCCAAACGCTATATACAAAGTCTGAAAAGCAATTATTCCCGTCTGAACGCCTGCGCGAACCCACACTGCTCCCCACGCGCCATGGGACGGAATAACAAAAAAACAGGCGCCTATAGCTATTAAGCCACCAAGTCCTTCTACGAATGCAACGAAACGCGAATAGCCTATCCCATACACAAGGGCAGACCCAACTCCACCGAACGTGAGACATGAAAGCCCTATCAGCACCACTGCCATAGGCACTGCAGGCCTAAACTGCTCGCCGTACAAGAAGGGAAGCAGAACCGGAACAATTGCTGCTCCCCCCAGACCGAGTGGAAAAGCCAGCAATGTCATGATGCGTGTTCCGGCTGCGTACGTATGTTCGATAGTGCTTCTATCCTCAGCTCCCAGGAGATTGGCGAAATGAGGCAAGAATGCACCCCGTAGTAGCAGAGGAGCATAAATTGCCATACTCGAAAGGGTGAGACCGGCGCTGAACAAGCCGACTTCGTAGCTGTTCCAATATTTTTCTATAAAGAAGATTTCGACCCGTCCCCAAACCACAGCGGAAACGATATGACCGATCCATGCATTGCTCGTATATGTCCAGAATTCCTGTTTCAGCATGGGGCTTGGGGTGCGTGTAACTCGATTCGGTTTTAAAACGCCCAGGATCAACAACAGTAATGGGAGACTGCCGAGCGCATAGCCTACAACCGCTCCGGTTACCCCGAAAAAGAATACTCCGAAATATTGTACTATGATCAAGAGAATCGCAGAAACGAGATTGACCAAAGCCAGTGAATGAAAGTCTAACCTCCCGGTATATTCGGCAGTTTTCATGCTGGCGAAGAAAGTCGATACGAATGCAAGCACTATTGAAGAGGTCAATACCATGTCTAAATAGTGTGTTTCTTTTTCGTACCACCATAGAAACAGCATCAACAGAGTGCACCCGAACAGACACGCAATAACAGATCGTTTGTAGATCCATTTCATCAAACCATTAATTTCACTTGTGCGACCTCCTCCCTGCAATTCGGCTACATAGCGTGTCATTCCATTTGAAAGACCGAAATTCGTCAGTACGTAGAGGCTTTCACAGACGCACGTCAAGAAAGCGAACTGCCCTATTCCGATCGGCCCTAGTATTCGCGCGATCATGATGTTGCTCGCGAAACGCCCAAGAATGCCGATCACACTTGCAAATGCCGACCAAACGCTTTTTGCTGCTAACGACTCCATCGATGTGATTCACCGGCTTCGATTGTTATAGTCAGTGCCAAAAATTCTGTCGTTTATCCCGCATGTGAATTACAGGATATTGGTAGGGAACCGGCGTCTCTGCCGGTCCATTCTAGCGATATCATTGATCATATTGAAGATGTGCCGGCACGGAGGCACGGCACTCACCAATATTCCTAATCTTCAATCGGATACACTAATTTTGGCACTTACTATAATTTCTTCCAACGAATTCCTTCCTGCATCATCAGATGATACAACCCATAAGGAATTTCACTTTTCACATTCTGCATCAGCATGTTTCTGTTGAGATCTCTTTTCAAGCAGCAATTCCATGCATTTTAATGCATCTCTTGCTTTTACTTCTCTGGAATACTTTTCTTTTGCGACTTCTCGACCTCTCCTCCCCATCTGAGTCAACCTGTCTTTCTGAGCACTCAAACCGATTACTTCTGCGGCTAATTTTTCGGCATTGCCTGAAGGAATGCATACTCCAGCTCCTGCGTCTTCAACGAGACAAGCGCTTTCACCTTCAACCGCATGAATAATAGGCACTTCCATTGCCATTGCTTCGAAAATTTTCGATGGAATTACGGTTCGAAATATGGGATCGGGCCTCAAGTGAACGAGAAATGCATCCAGACAACTCAGATAAGAGGGCATCTGCTCACGCGGAATGAAGTCTCGAATTATTACATTTTTGAGACCATTCGCATTCGTAAGCTCTTGAATTCGAGCTCGTTCAGCGCCTTCGCCCATAATAAGAAATTTCAGATGCTCGTGGTCCTTGCATAACGATGCCGCGTGTACAATGGTTTCTATCCCGTGTGCCATGCCTACCGTCCCGATATATCCGGCCAAAAAGTCTTTTCCATTCACGCCCAAAGCAGCTCGAGCATCCAATTTTACATTTGTCGGATGAAAAAAATCAGTGTCCACTGCATTTTCCACGACTGTAATTTTTTCAGCAGGTATTCCTCGGCTGACGAGGTTTTCTTTGAAAGAATGTGTCAGGCTGATAACATGATCCGAATTCCGGTAAAGAAAGAGCTCGATTTTTTCGGTAAACGAGACGATTCCGCCGTTCAAGGCGCCCACGGCTTTTATCGAATCGGGCCAGAGGTCTCTCAGTTCAAAAATCCATGGACGATCCAACAACCTCGAGATTACGCATCCTGCCATAGGCACAAACAGAGGAGGAGAAGTTGCCAGAATGAGATCGAATCCGGGAAAACGAAAGGACTGCAGAATGGCGGAAACCATGAAGCTGGCGTAGTCGAGCACTCGTCTAACGAGTTTTTCATTCGGGGCCATGTAGGAAAACAATCTTATTACTCGAATCCCTTCAATGATTTCCTCTTGATACAAGGCGTTTCTGTACCCAGGAAACAGCTCCCCTCTCGGAAAATTCGGAGCGCACGTTACTACCGTGACTTCATTTCCCAGTTCAATCCATTTCCTGGAATGTTCCAGTATCCGAAAAGAAGGGGCCGTAATTTCCGGATAAAATCTATCTGTAATGATAAGTATGTGCATGATTGGAACCCTAACAATTTCGCTTTCAACCCAAGTCAGTTGAATCTCATTATCATTTCACCTGGCGCCACGCATAACTGTGCCAAGGGTTCTTATGATAATTGCAAGGTCCAATATAAAATTACCATTCTTTATATAGTATAAATCGTAACAGAGCTTTTCTGCAGCATCTTTTTCGCTGGATCCATACCGGTACATAATCTGCGCCCATCCTGTAATTCCGGGCTTTACTAGGTGTCGTACATCGTAATATGGAATACTTGACGAGAGGAGAGATACGAATTCAGGACGTTCGGGACGCGGTCCGACAAACGACATGTCGCCTTTTAAGACATTGATAAACTGAGGGGTTTCGTCAAGTCGGGTTTTTCGTAAGATTCTCCCGATTTGAGTCACCCGGCTATCGTTCTTGGATGCCCACACCGGTTTTCCCTGCGATTCAGCGCCATCCACCATAGATCTAAACTTAATGAGAGAAAATGTCTTGCCATCCAGGCCAACACGGGTCTGATAATAGAAAATCGGTCCCGGGCCGCTTATTTTTACAAGAATCCCGATTAACACCCACAGAGGCAGGCAGAGGACCAAACCTACGCTCGCCAGGAGCACGTCCGAGGCGCGTTTGAATGCTCGGCCTAGCGGTCTCAGTAAATAGAGATCGGCAGACATGAGCCAATTCAGGTCCATTTTTTGCAAAGGGGCCTTCTGAAAAGTGCTCTCGAAATACCAGAAGAATCCTGCAACCTGTTTCCCTTCCTTGAGATACTCCAAAGCCCTGAGAAGTACTTCGCGGTCGCATGCGTCATCCACAATAATGAGATCGAACCCGCCTTTTTCGTCCAATGCCTTGGAGTCCGGGTCCGAGCGGGAAGATTGATCCAGAATGGCGCAGAAGTGACCTGGAGCAACTGCAGCTATCTTCGACAAAGATCCTCCGATCTTCTGAACTTCATCCTGAACCAGACTGGCAGTAGCAGTGGTTCCTACTACCAGAATATTTTTCTGATTTCTTGACCCAAAAAACGATAATAGTGCTCTCACGCCGAATGCTGTCGGAATGAGCGAAACTGTACTAATAAAAACGATCCATCTACCTACACTACGATAGTAGATAACATAATTTGCAAGTAAAAATATTGCCCAAGCCATCACTACCGCTGCAATTACAGCAAGAAGAGGCTGCCATAGCATACGTAAATGCCTTCGGTCGTATGCTCCTGCAGCTAGCCCGCACAGAGAAAAAACGGCACTGAAGGCCGGCATTGCGACCTCTGCGCTTACATGTTGGTCGGTCAAATCGAAAAAAGAATACGAAGGGGACAGTGAATACCCTAAAATCACTGAGGCTGCAGCTAATAAGACATCCGAAACCAGCAAAATCTTAATTTGCAGTGAAGGGGTGGCAGATAGTTGTTGTACGATCTTGATTAATTCAGACGCAATCGCTCTGGGTGTCCACCTTCTATTTGCAGGATTTTGGGCCGTACCGATGCAACTTTCAGCCGCTCGTGGACAGTTATGTATATTATCAATTCTTGAGTTGATGCTCATGGATTAATTCTCCCCTCTACAATTCTGTACACGCTAATCGCCTCAGAGCATATAATTCATCTATTTAAACAGTTTGAGGCATGAATTTCTAAGTTAAATTGTTTCAGTAATTAATTAAGTGACGAATAATACGAACAGTAGCTTGCGGTGTCCCCCCTTTCGATGAAGATAGATTATCCTAGCAACCCCTGTACGTTGTGTCAAGCCTACAATTTGGCTACGTTTGTGACCATTTTTTGTTACTTGTACGAGATCTCTACCTACTTACAAGTATTGCAGAACCCTTCTTATACCGATTCGCTTTTCTTTTCACGATCTGGGAGGCTGGAGATATCCTTCGCACGCGAATTGGTACAAGGCCTATCAACAAAGAGATCGTCCATTCCTGAACACAGATGCCGTATCCGCTGCGTTGAAAACAGTACCGATGAGATTTGCCCCACCATTCATCCCAGTAAGTGACGTAACCGCCCTTTGAACAACGAGAGGCGACGAATAACCATTCTTAACGACCAGTATTATTCCATCTGCCACATGTGTGAGGATTTTCGCATCCGATAATCCGGTTAAAGGCGGTGCATCGATTATGATGTGATGGAAATGCTCTTTAAATACGGGGATGACTTCCTCGAGGCGGCCTGACTGCAGCAATCTGGAAGGGTGC
The sequence above is a segment of the Desulfomonile tiedjei DSM 6799 genome. Coding sequences within it:
- a CDS encoding DUF362 domain-containing protein; the protein is MIPRIGHIESYEETEKIASFIREVLRLQWEAMGWNSLSCTSKMVVVKPNWIQESHDKNANEWESVITHPIIVEIVVDELAANMGGTGSIIICDAPHSNARFAKIIDRGDLGVRLDRLRQRYPRLSLSVLDLRREIFVIRNGVIVDRLANVPDPLGYTQLNLGVDSLFFQHPGEGHYYGADYDRKEVNDHHCGTKHEYLIASTPLNSDLFINLPKLKTHKKTGLTCSLKNLVGINGDKNWLPHHAEGYPGEGGDEFPEARFSYHMESVLKRSMHQMALLMPGLGTRILEVTRSLGKKFLGDSERVVRNGNWYGNDTCWRMALDLNRALLYGNLDGTWREAGNRKHFLCIVDGIVGGEGHGPTRPHPVKSKVLVAGSNPAEVDATVSRLMGFEPSMIPLVREAFACHRWPIFSQNLEEIEIDDFRHDSSGRIHLRNVTPAVPGGFEPHFGWSRLRGDHRK
- a CDS encoding oligosaccharide flippase family protein, which gives rise to MESLAAKSVWSAFASVIGILGRFASNIMIARILGPIGIGQFAFLTCVCESLYVLTNFGLSNGMTRYVAELQGGGRTSEINGLMKWIYKRSVIACLFGCTLLMLFLWWYEKETHYLDMVLTSSIVLAFVSTFFASMKTAEYTGRLDFHSLALVNLVSAILLIIVQYFGVFFFGVTGAVVGYALGSLPLLLLILGVLKPNRVTRTPSPMLKQEFWTYTSNAWIGHIVSAVVWGRVEIFFIEKYWNSYEVGLFSAGLTLSSMAIYAPLLLRGAFLPHFANLLGAEDRSTIEHTYAAGTRIMTLLAFPLGLGGAAIVPVLLPFLYGEQFRPAVPMAVVLIGLSCLTFGGVGSALVYGIGYSRFVAFVEGLGGLIAIGACFFVIPSHGAWGAVWVRAGVQTGIIAFQTLYIAFGLKHKVPYMFIVKTLFAAAFCALSARAVLTLLPFPAAIPLAVGTGVGMYAICLRFLRVINREDAEWLGRKFAWAPWRIRAGLLTGLRWMTVK
- a CDS encoding glycosyltransferase family 4 protein, coding for MHILIITDRFYPEITAPSFRILEHSRKWIELGNEVTVVTCAPNFPRGELFPGYRNALYQEEIIEGIRVIRLFSYMAPNEKLVRRVLDYASFMVSAILQSFRFPGFDLILATSPPLFVPMAGCVISRLLDRPWIFELRDLWPDSIKAVGALNGGIVSFTEKIELFLYRNSDHVISLTHSFKENLVSRGIPAEKITVVENAVDTDFFHPTNVKLDARAALGVNGKDFLAGYIGTVGMAHGIETIVHAASLCKDHEHLKFLIMGEGAERARIQELTNANGLKNVIIRDFIPREQMPSYLSCLDAFLVHLRPDPIFRTVIPSKIFEAMAMEVPIIHAVEGESACLVEDAGAGVCIPSGNAEKLAAEVIGLSAQKDRLTQMGRRGREVAKEKYSREVKARDALKCMELLLEKRSQQKHADAECEK
- a CDS encoding sugar transferase, with translation MSINSRIDNIHNCPRAAESCIGTAQNPANRRWTPRAIASELIKIVQQLSATPSLQIKILLVSDVLLAAASVILGYSLSPSYSFFDLTDQHVSAEVAMPAFSAVFSLCGLAAGAYDRRHLRMLWQPLLAVIAAVVMAWAIFLLANYVIYYRSVGRWIVFISTVSLIPTAFGVRALLSFFGSRNQKNILVVGTTATASLVQDEVQKIGGSLSKIAAVAPGHFCAILDQSSRSDPDSKALDEKGGFDLIIVDDACDREVLLRALEYLKEGKQVAGFFWYFESTFQKAPLQKMDLNWLMSADLYLLRPLGRAFKRASDVLLASVGLVLCLPLWVLIGILVKISGPGPIFYYQTRVGLDGKTFSLIKFRSMVDGAESQGKPVWASKNDSRVTQIGRILRKTRLDETPQFINVLKGDMSFVGPRPERPEFVSLLSSSIPYYDVRHLVKPGITGWAQIMYRYGSSEKDAAEKLCYDLYYIKNGNFILDLAIIIRTLGTVMRGAR